One genomic window of Ruminococcus gauvreauii includes the following:
- the iolE gene encoding myo-inosose-2 dehydratase, giving the protein MLDKNKVSLGIAPIGWTNDDMPDLGAENTFQQCVSEMALAGFTGCEIGNKYPTDPDELNKALKLRGMTICNSWFSSFLVTKPYEEVEKEFVEKLDFLKAVGSKVIGVSEQSYSIQGMMDQPVWEGKHVMNDDEWKLLVDGLNKLGKIAREKDMYLTFHHHMGTVVQTEEEIDRFMDSVDPEYVFLLFDSGHCTFAGIDPVKVLGKYIDRTRHIHLKDVRKEMAEKSKAERWSFLKGVRNGVFTVPGDGDVDFAPLFDIIEKSNYEGYVLVEAEQDPAVANPLEYAIKARKYIAEKTGL; this is encoded by the coding sequence ATGTTAGATAAGAATAAAGTTTCATTAGGAATTGCACCGATTGGTTGGACTAACGATGATATGCCGGATTTAGGAGCAGAGAATACGTTCCAGCAGTGTGTCAGTGAAATGGCGCTGGCAGGATTCACGGGATGTGAAATCGGTAACAAATACCCGACAGATCCGGACGAGCTGAACAAAGCTCTGAAATTAAGAGGAATGACCATCTGTAATTCCTGGTTCTCTTCTTTCCTTGTAACAAAACCATACGAAGAAGTTGAAAAAGAATTTGTTGAGAAACTTGACTTCTTAAAAGCAGTAGGTTCTAAGGTAATCGGCGTTTCCGAGCAGAGCTACAGCATCCAGGGAATGATGGACCAGCCTGTATGGGAAGGCAAACATGTGATGAACGATGATGAGTGGAAACTGCTCGTTGACGGTCTGAACAAACTGGGCAAGATCGCAAGAGAAAAAGATATGTATCTGACTTTCCACCATCATATGGGAACTGTTGTACAGACAGAAGAGGAAATCGATCGTTTCATGGACAGCGTTGATCCGGAATATGTATTTCTTCTGTTTGACAGCGGACATTGTACATTTGCAGGCATTGACCCTGTAAAAGTTCTCGGAAAATATATCGACAGAACCAGACACATCCATCTGAAAGACGTTCGTAAAGAGATGGCAGAAAAATCCAAGGCAGAGCGCTGGAGCTTCCTGAAAGGTGTTCGTAACGGCGTATTTACCGTACCTGGAGACGGAGATGTTGACTTTGCACCGCTGTTTGATATCATCGAGAAATCAAACTACGAAGGATACGTACTCGTAGAAGCAGAACAGGATCCGGCTGTTGCCAATCCGCTGGAATATGCGATCAAAGCAAGAAAATATATTGCTGAGAAAACAGGCTTATAA
- a CDS encoding LacI family DNA-binding transcriptional regulator yields MAVTLQEIAERAGVSRGTVDRALNNRGRIRPEVADRIRQIAEEMGYRPNRAGKALAMARRSICIGVVLQEVETMFMRGILEGIEAAREELGHLGASVVLKEIKGLNTKAVIDAMEELRSQNVHAIAMNPSMNRRTKETIDRFADEYGIPIVTFNTDLEDCSRLCYIGQNTYECGRAAAGLMGEIIGGRGEVGVITGYEANPSLNKRVEGFRDEIAARFPEIKLVGVQYAYNSDAIAEDITRELVERHPEISGLFLTVNVEQGVCAALEKEGIIGRVKIISNDLNENNRKLLCDGNIAFVLEQNARVQGYEPIMVLFHLVFDGEKPQCEFQYTDLTIRTRYNLPPV; encoded by the coding sequence ATGGCAGTGACACTACAGGAAATTGCAGAACGCGCCGGAGTATCCCGGGGGACAGTTGACCGTGCGCTGAACAACAGGGGGCGGATCCGACCCGAGGTGGCAGACCGTATCCGGCAGATCGCCGAGGAGATGGGGTACCGTCCGAACCGTGCGGGCAAGGCGCTCGCCATGGCAAGACGATCTATCTGCATCGGGGTAGTTCTCCAGGAAGTCGAGACGATGTTCATGCGGGGGATTCTCGAAGGAATAGAGGCGGCAAGGGAAGAACTGGGTCATCTCGGGGCTTCCGTGGTCTTAAAAGAAATTAAAGGTTTGAACACGAAAGCGGTGATCGATGCGATGGAGGAGCTCCGGTCACAGAATGTACATGCGATTGCAATGAATCCATCCATGAACAGACGGACGAAGGAGACGATTGACCGGTTTGCGGATGAATATGGCATTCCGATTGTCACATTTAATACCGATCTTGAAGATTGCAGCCGTCTCTGTTATATTGGTCAGAATACGTATGAATGCGGGCGGGCGGCAGCCGGCCTGATGGGTGAAATCATTGGCGGGCGCGGAGAAGTGGGCGTTATCACGGGCTATGAGGCGAATCCTAGTCTGAACAAGCGGGTGGAAGGATTTCGTGATGAGATTGCAGCACGTTTTCCTGAAATAAAACTCGTTGGCGTACAGTATGCGTACAACAGCGACGCTATTGCTGAGGATATTACCAGGGAACTGGTGGAGCGCCACCCGGAGATCAGTGGATTATTTCTGACGGTAAATGTGGAGCAGGGAGTCTGTGCGGCGCTGGAAAAAGAGGGGATCATCGGAAGGGTGAAGATCATATCCAATGATTTGAATGAGAATAACAGAAAACTGCTGTGTGACGGAAACATCGCGTTTGTGCTGGAGCAGAATGCAAGAGTTCAGGGCTACGAACCGATTATGGTACTTTTTCATCTCGTGTTTGACGGAGAGAAACCGCAGTGTGAGTTTCAGTATACGGATCTTACGATACGAACCAGATATAATCTGCCGCCTGTATAA
- a CDS encoding Gfo/Idh/MocA family protein codes for MLKVGVVGCGMIGQEHIKRLSKKLQGVQVVAVSDVFEEGARKAAGICGAKVYTDGADLVADPDVEAVVVTSPGFAHKETVLQAIAAGKRVFSEKPLATTAADCKEIVEAEMASGKHLVQVGFNRRYDKGYHQLKEVLMSKKYGEPLMAHCTHRNPVVADTYSTEMAVHDTLIHEIDVMHWLIDDEYESAQVIMNKRTKNALPHLADPQFMIFRTKGGMTIDVEVFVNCKFGYDINCEVVCEEGTVKLAAPATPIIKSDASVATGIETSWINRFIESYDTELQDWVNAAAEGIINGPTAWDGYVAAVTADAFVKAQKSGQVEPIVTGEKPEFYR; via the coding sequence ATGTTAAAAGTTGGTGTTGTAGGCTGTGGGATGATTGGTCAGGAGCATATTAAGCGGCTGAGCAAAAAGCTGCAGGGCGTACAGGTTGTCGCTGTGTCTGATGTGTTTGAAGAAGGCGCCAGAAAAGCTGCCGGGATCTGCGGGGCAAAAGTCTATACAGACGGAGCCGATCTTGTTGCAGACCCGGATGTAGAGGCAGTGGTAGTGACCTCGCCGGGGTTTGCGCACAAGGAAACCGTACTTCAGGCGATTGCGGCGGGAAAAAGAGTATTTTCGGAGAAACCGCTTGCTACGACAGCGGCGGATTGCAAGGAAATCGTAGAGGCTGAGATGGCATCCGGTAAACATCTTGTGCAGGTGGGATTTAACCGCCGGTATGATAAGGGCTACCATCAGCTGAAAGAAGTACTTATGTCGAAGAAATATGGGGAACCGCTGATGGCTCACTGCACGCACCGCAATCCTGTAGTGGCTGATACCTACTCTACGGAAATGGCCGTGCATGATACGCTGATCCATGAAATTGATGTGATGCACTGGCTGATCGACGACGAGTACGAATCGGCACAGGTTATTATGAACAAGAGAACAAAGAATGCATTGCCGCACCTTGCGGATCCCCAGTTCATGATTTTCCGGACCAAAGGCGGCATGACGATCGACGTTGAAGTGTTTGTGAACTGCAAATTCGGATACGATATCAATTGCGAAGTCGTCTGCGAAGAAGGAACTGTGAAGCTGGCGGCGCCGGCTACGCCGATCATTAAAAGTGACGCGAGTGTTGCAACCGGTATCGAGACGAGCTGGATCAACCGTTTTATCGAATCGTACGATACCGAACTTCAGGACTGGGTAAATGCCGCTGCCGAAGGTATCATCAACGGTCCTACGGCGTGGGACGGCTACGTTGCAGCAGTGACGGCAGACGCGTTTGTCAAGGCACAGAAGAGCGGTCAGGTTGAACCGATTGTCACAGGGGAAAAACCGGAATTTTACCGCTGA
- the iolD gene encoding 3D-(3,5/4)-trihydroxycyclohexane-1,2-dione acylhydrolase (decyclizing), with amino-acid sequence MEKTTRMTVAQAIVKFLDNQYVSLDGQETKFVEGFFTIFGHGIAVGLGEALDTNPGQLKVMQGRNEQGMCHTAIAFAKQHNRRKIIPCASSVGPGAANMVTACATATVNNIPLLVFPADTFASRQPDPVLQQLEQSNSLAVTTNDAFKPVCKYWDRVTRPEHIMTALISAMRVLTDPAEAGACCIGLCQDVEGESFDFPDYFFQKRVHRITRPVAVDEELEDVAAVIAEAKKPLIIVGGGVKYSEAGETVEKFCEEFKIPFGESQAGKSACKSSHPYCLGGIGVTGTLASNVIAKDADVVIAIGSRLSDFTTSSKRLFTNSDSKFVTINNNRYHAYKMDAVKAVGDAKVTIEALAEKLRAKGYVSAYSGEIEAAKKAWDEEMAHLAGITYTGDDFDPIIKNRDPRTVPEFVKMTGGMITQTAALAAIREVIDKDANYITAGGSLPSCSQRMWTTDKRCGYHAEYGYSCMGYEVAATLGVKMADPDNEVYAVVGDASFQMLHSEIMTIMQEKQKVNILVFDNCGFGCINNLEMGHGIGSIATEFRYSEGQKPCGDLIPVDYAKVGEGYGLKTYTCKTIQELKDALEDAKKQTVACLFDLKVIPKTMTDGYESWWNVGIATTSEKESVREACEGVMEGRAEARKY; translated from the coding sequence ATGGAAAAAACAACCAGAATGACAGTTGCCCAGGCAATTGTAAAATTCCTTGACAATCAGTACGTCAGCCTTGACGGTCAGGAGACAAAATTTGTTGAAGGCTTCTTTACCATCTTCGGACATGGTATCGCTGTCGGTCTTGGAGAGGCGCTGGATACAAATCCTGGTCAGTTAAAAGTTATGCAGGGAAGAAATGAGCAGGGTATGTGCCATACTGCAATTGCATTTGCAAAACAGCACAACAGAAGAAAGATCATTCCCTGTGCATCTTCTGTAGGACCTGGAGCTGCCAACATGGTTACAGCATGTGCTACTGCAACTGTAAATAATATTCCGCTGCTGGTATTCCCGGCAGATACATTTGCCTCCAGACAGCCAGATCCGGTTCTGCAGCAGCTGGAGCAGAGCAACAGCCTTGCTGTCACAACAAATGATGCGTTTAAACCGGTTTGTAAATACTGGGACCGCGTGACACGTCCGGAACATATCATGACGGCGCTGATCAGCGCAATGCGTGTGCTGACTGATCCGGCTGAAGCAGGCGCATGCTGCATTGGGCTTTGTCAGGACGTAGAGGGTGAGTCTTTTGACTTCCCGGACTACTTCTTCCAGAAGAGAGTACACAGGATTACAAGACCGGTTGCAGTTGACGAAGAACTGGAAGATGTTGCGGCAGTGATCGCAGAAGCGAAAAAACCGCTTATCATTGTAGGCGGCGGTGTGAAATACTCTGAAGCAGGCGAAACGGTTGAGAAATTCTGTGAAGAATTTAAAATTCCATTCGGCGAGAGCCAGGCAGGTAAGAGTGCCTGCAAATCAAGCCATCCATACTGCCTGGGCGGTATCGGTGTTACGGGAACACTTGCTTCCAATGTCATTGCGAAAGATGCAGATGTTGTCATTGCGATCGGAAGCAGACTGTCTGATTTTACGACAAGCTCTAAGAGACTGTTTACAAATTCAGATTCAAAATTTGTTACAATTAATAACAACAGATACCACGCATACAAAATGGATGCAGTAAAGGCTGTCGGTGATGCCAAGGTTACGATCGAAGCGCTGGCTGAGAAGCTGAGAGCAAAGGGCTATGTTTCTGCATACAGCGGAGAGATTGAGGCGGCTAAAAAGGCATGGGATGAGGAAATGGCTCATCTGGCAGGCATTACATACACAGGCGATGACTTCGATCCGATCATCAAAAACAGAGATCCGCGTACTGTTCCGGAATTTGTTAAAATGACGGGCGGAATGATCACACAGACGGCCGCACTTGCAGCGATCCGCGAAGTGATCGACAAAGATGCCAACTACATTACAGCAGGCGGAAGTCTTCCAAGCTGTTCACAGAGAATGTGGACAACAGATAAACGCTGCGGATACCATGCAGAGTACGGCTATTCCTGTATGGGATATGAAGTTGCGGCAACACTCGGCGTGAAAATGGCTGATCCGGACAACGAAGTATACGCAGTTGTCGGAGATGCAAGCTTCCAGATGCTGCACAGCGAGATCATGACCATCATGCAGGAAAAACAGAAAGTTAACATTTTAGTATTTGACAACTGTGGATTCGGATGCATCAACAATCTGGAGATGGGCCATGGTATCGGAAGCATTGCTACTGAGTTCCGTTACAGTGAAGGACAGAAGCCGTGTGGTGACCTGATCCCGGTTGACTACGCAAAAGTTGGCGAGGGATACGGCCTGAAGACATATACATGTAAGACGATTCAGGAACTGAAAGATGCTCTGGAAGATGCTAAGAAACAGACGGTTGCCTGCCTGTTTGATCTGAAAGTTATTCCGAAAACGATGACTGACGGATATGAGTCATGGTGGAATGTTGGCATTGCTACTACTTCTGAGAAAGAAAGCGTTCGCGAAGCCTGCGAAGGTGTTATGGAAGGAAGAGCAGAAGCAAGAAAATATTGA
- a CDS encoding helix-turn-helix transcriptional regulator yields the protein MQNRIQDLRKERRITQNELADAVDVTRQTIISLESGRYKASLVLAHKIAQYFDMKIEDIFIFDLEEENL from the coding sequence TTGCAGAACCGGATTCAGGATTTGCGCAAGGAACGAAGGATCACCCAGAATGAACTGGCTGACGCAGTGGATGTTACGAGACAGACGATCATATCTCTGGAGAGCGGCAGGTACAAAGCCTCGCTCGTGCTGGCGCATAAGATTGCACAGTATTTTGATATGAAGATTGAGGACATTTTTATATTTGATTTGGAGGAGGAGAATTTATGA
- a CDS encoding sugar phosphate isomerase/epimerase family protein, whose translation MKIGFNEATALKCEGQSLMADLEMCEKYGFDYFEIRYDCIAKYIQEGHTLEELGEWFKNHNIKPWAYNTLEFFNQLDPFQTLAMDWHLDWIKEVCDAIGMKMLIAVPSFNVGLDKSVNDIKKEAAARLRYIAEKMGPDIRVSLEFCGVPTCSVNQFQTAYDVVEEVGLPNVGVTLDTFHFHEMGSSLEALRKADPNKIFVYHLNDCEDLPIGSCGDDKRLWPGEGVVDHAGIAAALNEIGFDGVCTIEEFRPEYYAMPHEENIRKAAEVTKEFVAKYYNK comes from the coding sequence ATGAAGATTGGTTTCAATGAAGCAACAGCTTTGAAGTGTGAAGGTCAATCTTTGATGGCAGACCTGGAGATGTGTGAGAAATACGGGTTCGATTATTTTGAAATCCGCTATGACTGCATCGCAAAATACATTCAGGAAGGCCATACACTGGAAGAGCTGGGGGAATGGTTTAAGAACCATAACATCAAACCATGGGCTTACAATACGCTGGAATTCTTTAACCAGCTGGATCCATTCCAGACTCTGGCCATGGACTGGCACCTTGACTGGATCAAGGAAGTATGTGACGCGATCGGAATGAAGATGCTGATCGCCGTTCCGTCTTTCAACGTGGGACTGGACAAGAGCGTCAATGATATTAAGAAAGAGGCAGCGGCAAGACTGCGCTACATCGCTGAGAAAATGGGGCCGGATATCCGCGTATCTTTAGAGTTCTGCGGCGTGCCGACATGCTCTGTCAATCAGTTCCAGACAGCATACGATGTGGTGGAGGAAGTGGGTCTTCCCAATGTAGGCGTTACGCTGGATACTTTCCATTTCCATGAGATGGGATCCAGCCTGGAAGCACTGAGAAAGGCCGATCCGAACAAGATCTTCGTATATCACCTGAATGACTGTGAAGACCTGCCGATCGGATCCTGCGGCGATGACAAACGTCTGTGGCCGGGTGAGGGTGTTGTGGACCATGCAGGGATCGCAGCAGCTTTGAATGAGATCGGATTCGACGGTGTATGCACAATCGAAGAATTCCGTCCGGAATACTACGCAATGCCTCATGAAGAGAACATCAGGAAAGCGGCAGAAGTGACAAAGGAATTTGTCGCAAAGTATTATAATAAATAA
- a CDS encoding DUF5050 domain-containing protein encodes MLKRMGTAALTAALVFSMTVSALAEGMNPDGQGAVLTGEAEQEEMPDTGMEDTELEVPGQEDTDDKVTIPPEEETVEAGVEEITGEPLPEEDADFDEPEETLPEVLPQAEELPEAVSEGVQPRAAASAKKGWASANGKIYYYKNGKKVTGWQTIGGQIFYFIRGGTSEMQGKMLLGWQTISGNTYYFQQQGAYGRKGRMLTGFQNISGKRFYFQRAGVYGRKGRVLLGWQTIGSKKYYFQKAGSKGSKGAMVRGVQTIGGAKYRFASDGHLIGKAGVLGNTASNMLWGGTACYSGGWVYYGWREGIYRVRQDGSDKKALKTVKNRNGFSNLNICNGKLYMVYDKAYGTGGSSRYICSMNLDGSGFREITRGGELASADGWLYFTTYKADNYGFDLQPTGIYKMKLDGSSRKKICTAEANTWVRDITTDGQYVFYHKGGYSRYTLCRVSVDGGAVKTIAGAQLLALDKGKIYYYNRSHGSVCSRTTLFGSFSTLFYVSGNEQIKGANADANYLYAGVYADGIYRYSLKSRTLQRIRNYRNYGGEFYNAGNVFLMDENIPYNGSQSYNFELCLIDKNGKWIKSLHKFFRS; translated from the coding sequence ATGTTAAAACGTATGGGAACAGCAGCGCTGACGGCAGCGCTGGTCTTCAGCATGACGGTATCTGCTCTTGCAGAAGGGATGAATCCTGATGGGCAAGGAGCAGTGCTGACGGGGGAAGCCGAGCAGGAGGAGATGCCGGATACCGGAATGGAGGATACAGAGCTGGAGGTGCCGGGGCAGGAGGATACAGACGATAAGGTGACAATTCCGCCCGAAGAGGAGACTGTAGAAGCGGGAGTCGAAGAAATAACCGGAGAACCGCTTCCGGAAGAGGATGCGGATTTTGATGAACCGGAAGAGACTCTGCCGGAGGTTCTGCCGCAGGCGGAGGAGCTTCCGGAAGCCGTATCTGAAGGCGTACAGCCAAGGGCGGCTGCCAGTGCGAAGAAGGGCTGGGCAAGCGCAAACGGAAAAATCTATTATTATAAAAACGGAAAAAAAGTAACAGGGTGGCAGACGATTGGCGGACAGATTTTCTATTTTATTCGAGGCGGAACGAGTGAGATGCAGGGAAAGATGCTGTTGGGCTGGCAGACGATAAGCGGGAATACTTATTATTTTCAGCAGCAGGGAGCATACGGAAGAAAAGGAAGGATGCTGACCGGTTTTCAGAATATTTCCGGAAAACGTTTCTACTTTCAGCGTGCCGGTGTCTACGGAAGAAAAGGAAGAGTGCTGTTGGGCTGGCAGACGATTGGTTCGAAGAAGTATTATTTCCAGAAGGCCGGAAGCAAAGGATCAAAAGGAGCGATGGTCAGGGGCGTTCAAACCATCGGAGGAGCCAAATACAGGTTTGCGAGTGACGGGCACCTGATCGGGAAGGCCGGCGTGCTGGGAAATACCGCTTCCAATATGCTCTGGGGCGGAACGGCCTGCTACAGCGGCGGCTGGGTGTATTACGGATGGCGTGAAGGTATTTACCGAGTAAGGCAGGATGGCAGCGATAAAAAGGCACTGAAAACCGTGAAGAACCGCAATGGATTTTCGAATTTAAACATCTGTAATGGGAAACTTTATATGGTATACGACAAAGCATACGGAACCGGTGGATCAAGTCGTTACATATGCAGTATGAATCTGGACGGCAGCGGATTCAGAGAGATTACGCGTGGCGGAGAACTGGCATCGGCTGACGGGTGGCTGTATTTTACAACGTATAAGGCGGACAACTATGGTTTTGACCTGCAGCCGACCGGTATCTATAAAATGAAATTGGACGGAAGTTCCCGTAAAAAAATCTGTACTGCCGAAGCTAACACGTGGGTCCGTGATATTACGACGGACGGTCAGTATGTATTTTATCACAAGGGAGGATATTCCAGGTATACACTCTGCCGCGTGAGCGTGGATGGGGGTGCGGTGAAGACGATTGCAGGGGCGCAGCTGCTGGCACTTGACAAAGGAAAAATTTATTATTATAACAGGAGCCATGGGTCGGTATGCAGCAGGACCACGCTCTTTGGCAGCTTCAGTACATTATTCTATGTGAGCGGGAATGAACAGATAAAAGGTGCAAACGCAGATGCAAATTACCTGTATGCGGGTGTCTATGCAGATGGAATTTACCGGTACAGCCTGAAGAGCCGTACCCTGCAGAGGATCCGCAACTACCGTAATTACGGCGGTGAATTCTACAATGCAGGAAACGTATTCCTGATGGATGAGAATATCCCGTATAACGGAAGTCAGTCATATAACTTTGAGCTGTGTCTGATTGACAAAAATGGAAAATGGATCAAAAGCCTTCATAAATTTTTTAGATCCTGA
- a CDS encoding 5-deoxy-glucuronate isomerase, whose amino-acid sequence MGKDFGYPAWSADGEQIVTEYEGDYSDMLMDIRLFRMNLGSVKTLRKPEEETAVLLLQGNISLAWDGQVQQVSRKDVWTEGLWCLHVCKNVEITVTAKSDDVELLIQSTHNNRTFPSKLYGPEDAPWIERCHGKYGDTAKRKVSTIFDYESAPYSNMVIGEIMNEPGNWCGYLPHTHPQPEVYYFKFERPEGFGASFVGEDVYYIKDGSFSAIPGGKTHPQSAAPGYRMFIVWMIRHFDDNPWTVGTYDERFTWLDEV is encoded by the coding sequence ATGGGAAAAGATTTTGGCTATCCCGCCTGGAGTGCGGACGGTGAACAGATCGTAACAGAGTATGAAGGCGATTACAGCGATATGCTGATGGATATTCGGCTGTTCAGAATGAATTTGGGATCTGTGAAGACATTGAGAAAACCTGAGGAGGAGACTGCAGTGCTGCTGCTTCAGGGGAACATAAGCCTGGCATGGGATGGACAGGTGCAGCAGGTCTCCAGGAAAGATGTCTGGACGGAAGGGCTGTGGTGCCTGCACGTCTGCAAAAATGTTGAGATCACGGTTACGGCAAAGTCTGATGACGTTGAACTACTGATACAGTCCACTCATAATAACAGGACTTTTCCTTCAAAGCTGTACGGCCCCGAGGATGCGCCCTGGATCGAGAGGTGTCATGGGAAATATGGAGATACGGCGAAGCGGAAAGTCAGTACGATATTCGACTATGAATCAGCACCATATTCGAATATGGTGATCGGAGAAATCATGAATGAACCTGGAAACTGGTGCGGCTATCTTCCGCACACCCATCCGCAGCCGGAAGTGTATTACTTTAAGTTTGAGCGTCCGGAGGGGTTTGGAGCCAGCTTTGTAGGAGAAGATGTCTACTACATTAAGGATGGAAGTTTCAGTGCCATTCCGGGAGGCAAGACGCATCCGCAGTCTGCGGCACCGGGGTATCGGATGTTTATCGTATGGATGATCCGTCACTTCGATGACAATCCGTGGACGGTGGGCACGTATGATGAAAGATTCACATGGCTGGATGAGGTTTAA
- a CDS encoding LacI family DNA-binding transcriptional regulator, producing the protein MAGTIRQIAQIAGVSRGTVDRALNHRGRINPEVARRIWEIAEELDYHPRKKAETDENQEGELRIGVITQMSESSFMIPVHQGIADVEKELRERNVVLYIRNIVSVDEQEQLKAIDELDKLRISGLAIMPVECDSVRSRLNRLMEERHIPVVTFNSDIVGTKRSCFVGLDNRKSGRAAAGLMGMLTRGSGKILIITGFFTNSVNSLRVEGFIEEVKQSFPDMELLGVQSSSGDAKEVEQIIVNTMHMMPDLAGIFVASRGQGGVCCALDKIRPKHRPYVIVYDMTPKNAEALEKNYFDFLIDQEGYVQGYRAIHLLYDHLIKGRELNQDMMFTDIKILTKYNI; encoded by the coding sequence ATGGCTGGAACGATAAGACAGATAGCACAGATTGCCGGGGTTTCCCGCGGAACAGTTGACCGGGCGCTTAATCACAGAGGGAGAATAAACCCTGAGGTAGCCCGGAGAATCTGGGAAATAGCTGAGGAACTGGATTATCATCCGCGAAAAAAAGCGGAAACGGACGAGAATCAAGAGGGCGAACTTCGTATCGGAGTGATTACACAGATGTCGGAGTCCTCTTTCATGATTCCGGTGCATCAGGGTATCGCGGACGTTGAAAAAGAGCTGAGAGAACGGAATGTGGTTCTTTATATCCGCAATATTGTCTCGGTGGATGAGCAGGAGCAGTTAAAAGCCATCGATGAACTGGACAAACTTCGGATATCGGGACTTGCAATCATGCCCGTGGAGTGTGACAGTGTCAGAAGCCGCCTTAACAGGCTGATGGAGGAGCGGCATATACCGGTTGTGACATTTAATTCTGATATCGTCGGTACGAAGCGCAGCTGTTTTGTGGGTCTTGATAACAGAAAAAGCGGCCGTGCCGCCGCAGGGCTGATGGGAATGCTGACGCGGGGCAGCGGAAAAATACTGATCATTACCGGTTTTTTTACCAACAGTGTCAACAGCCTGAGGGTAGAAGGATTTATCGAAGAAGTAAAGCAGTCGTTTCCGGATATGGAGCTGCTTGGCGTACAGAGCAGTTCCGGGGATGCCAAAGAAGTGGAGCAGATTATTGTGAACACCATGCATATGATGCCGGATCTGGCTGGGATTTTCGTGGCGTCACGGGGGCAGGGCGGTGTGTGCTGTGCGCTTGACAAAATCAGGCCAAAACACAGGCCGTATGTCATCGTGTACGATATGACACCGAAAAATGCCGAGGCTCTGGAAAAGAATTACTTTGATTTCCTGATTGATCAGGAAGGGTATGTTCAGGGGTACCGGGCGATTCACCTTCTGTATGATCATCTGATCAAGGGAAGAGAATTAAATCAGGATATGATGTTCACAGACATTAAAATTCTTACAAAATACAATATTTAG
- a CDS encoding substrate-binding domain-containing protein yields MGKKCLSLLLAGLLLAVTVGCGKDDSAKLNEGEEQTEEKDNEQEVKESQAEDSGVEIELPDEQKLKTDYTTVKGLELTAASHIAVVVKGKKSNYWKAVQTGMQQAIDDLNEEAGFVDDDKIYMTFEAPEHESDAEGQINIVDAVLSENPQVLCLAAIDMGSCEAQLETAEENGIPVIILDSGVMTDELVYTVCKTDNREAGAEAARRLSQGMNESGEVLIVASQRKGESISERVQGFLSETQDSHGSVVVMEVIYADDPDDDRSVKDRLLSVLEERPGIKGIFATDETMASEVLDVLDTEENAHILMVGFDSGSRQQEAIRDGKEYGTVCQNPFGMGYATITSAARAILGLENDKVIDAGYQWIDSSNIDHEENQKFLYE; encoded by the coding sequence ATGGGTAAGAAATGTCTGAGCCTTTTACTGGCCGGGTTATTACTGGCAGTTACGGTGGGGTGCGGGAAAGACGATTCCGCAAAGTTAAACGAGGGGGAGGAGCAGACAGAAGAGAAAGATAACGAGCAAGAGGTTAAAGAAAGCCAGGCGGAAGATTCGGGAGTGGAGATTGAACTGCCGGATGAGCAGAAACTGAAGACGGACTATACGACGGTAAAAGGACTGGAACTGACAGCTGCCTCTCATATTGCGGTCGTTGTAAAAGGGAAGAAGTCTAATTACTGGAAAGCTGTGCAGACCGGTATGCAGCAGGCGATTGATGATCTGAATGAAGAAGCAGGGTTTGTCGATGATGACAAGATATATATGACTTTTGAGGCACCCGAACATGAAAGTGATGCGGAAGGCCAGATTAACATTGTGGATGCTGTGTTGTCGGAGAATCCTCAGGTGCTGTGCCTGGCGGCCATTGATATGGGGTCATGTGAAGCTCAGCTGGAGACGGCTGAGGAAAACGGAATACCGGTGATTATCCTGGATTCTGGGGTGATGACGGATGAGCTTGTCTATACCGTGTGTAAAACGGACAACAGGGAGGCGGGAGCGGAAGCAGCACGCCGTTTGAGTCAGGGGATGAATGAATCGGGAGAAGTGCTGATTGTTGCGTCGCAGCGTAAAGGGGAATCCATATCCGAACGTGTGCAGGGATTTTTGAGTGAAACACAGGATTCTCACGGTTCCGTAGTGGTTATGGAGGTAATTTACGCGGATGATCCGGATGATGACAGAAGTGTAAAAGACAGATTATTGTCAGTGCTGGAGGAAAGACCTGGCATCAAGGGGATCTTTGCGACTGATGAGACGATGGCATCTGAGGTCCTGGACGTTCTGGACACAGAAGAAAATGCCCATATTCTGATGGTGGGGTTTGATTCCGGTTCCAGACAGCAGGAGGCCATCCGAGATGGTAAAGAGTATGGGACTGTTTGTCAGAATCCGTTTGGCATGGGATATGCGACGATAACTTCGGCTGCCAGGGCGATTCTGGGGCTGGAGAATGATAAAGTGATCGACGCAGGCTATCAGTGGATAGACAGCAGTAATATAGACCACGAAGAAAACCAGAAATTTTTATATGAGTGA